One genomic region from Sphingomicrobium aestuariivivum encodes:
- a CDS encoding dipeptidase, with product MFSLTLAAALAATQPAASDVDARVARILSQTPLVDGHNDLPYALAGDAGGSVEGIDAGTPYMTDLERMREGRVGAQMWSVYIPASTTGDEAIRTTIEQLDTVDRMVRAYPQDLAWARTADEVVAQFRDGRIASMAGVEGGHQIGGKLAALRQFKRLGAIYMTLTHSRTTGWADSATDAPKHGGLSDFGRTVIGEMNRVGMLVDLSHVSAEAMHDVLDMTKAPVIFSHSNARALATHPRNVPDAVLERLSDNGGVVMVTFVPTFLADEIWQFNAGRTAFEAGLEATNPGSPETVEAAMKIFDENHERPAATIAMVADHIEHIAKVAGHDHVGIGGDLDGISQTVEGLDSVDDYPALFAELVRRGWSDENLAKLAGGNVLRVMRAAEAVATDLAAAPAALDKPDMAD from the coding sequence ATGTTCAGCCTGACCCTCGCCGCCGCGCTTGCCGCGACCCAGCCCGCCGCCAGCGACGTCGACGCCCGCGTCGCGCGCATCCTGTCGCAGACCCCGCTGGTCGACGGGCACAACGACCTTCCCTATGCGCTCGCGGGCGATGCCGGGGGCTCGGTCGAGGGCATCGATGCGGGCACGCCCTACATGACCGACCTCGAACGCATGCGCGAAGGCCGCGTCGGCGCCCAGATGTGGTCGGTCTATATCCCCGCCTCCACCACCGGCGATGAGGCCATCCGCACCACCATCGAACAGCTCGACACTGTCGACCGCATGGTCCGCGCCTATCCGCAAGACCTCGCCTGGGCGCGCACCGCCGACGAGGTGGTGGCGCAGTTCCGCGATGGCCGCATCGCCTCGATGGCGGGCGTCGAGGGTGGCCACCAGATCGGCGGCAAGCTCGCCGCGCTCCGTCAGTTCAAACGGCTGGGCGCCATCTACATGACGCTGACCCACAGCCGCACCACCGGCTGGGCCGACAGTGCCACCGACGCGCCCAAACATGGCGGCCTGTCCGACTTCGGCCGCACCGTGATCGGCGAGATGAACCGCGTCGGCATGCTCGTCGATTTGAGCCACGTCAGCGCCGAGGCGATGCATGACGTGCTCGACATGACGAAGGCGCCCGTCATCTTCAGCCATTCCAACGCCCGCGCGCTCGCCACCCATCCGCGCAACGTGCCCGACGCCGTGCTGGAGCGCCTTTCCGACAATGGCGGGGTGGTCATGGTGACCTTCGTTCCGACGTTTCTTGCGGACGAAATCTGGCAGTTCAACGCCGGCCGGACCGCTTTCGAAGCCGGGCTCGAGGCGACCAACCCCGGCAGCCCCGAGACGGTCGAGGCGGCAATGAAAATCTTCGACGAGAATCACGAGCGTCCTGCGGCCACCATTGCGATGGTCGCCGACCATATCGAGCATATCGCGAAGGTCGCCGGCCACGACCATGTCGGCATCGGCGGCGACCTCGACGGCATCAGCCAGACGGTCGAAGGCCTCGATTCGGTCGACGATTATCCCGCGCTCTTCGCCGAGCTGGTGCGGCGCGGCTGGTCCGACGAGAATCTCGCCAAGCTCGCCGGCGGCAACGTGCTGCGCGTGATGCGCGCCGCCGAAGCGGTCGCCACGGACTTGGCCGCCGCCCCCGCCGCGCTCGACAAGCCGGACATGGCCGACTAG
- the plsX gene encoding phosphate acyltransferase PlsX yields MAANPRIAIDAMGGDVGPSVMVEGAALARRRDRDLRFDLYGDKDRIAAELARYEKLAAVSTIHHCDGLIEADTKPSQAIRKSKGTSMGEAVRAVKDGTSHAAVSGGNTGALMAISKLALRTMEGIDRPALSALLPTVREDDLVMLDLGANTECDAQNLVQFAVMGAAYARTVMENQRPRVRLLNIGTEDLKGTDELKDAAQLLRDANYLPFDFQGFTEGDKLARGDVDVVVTDGFSGNIALKTAEGTARFVTDLLRNAFKSSIRSRMGFLISKPAMRLLKVHLDPNNHNGAVFLGLNGIVVKSHGGASAKGVANAIAVAGSMVRNEITQKITDDLEKFRSHTLDKLNEAAK; encoded by the coding sequence GTGGCCGCAAACCCACGGATCGCGATCGACGCCATGGGCGGCGATGTCGGGCCGTCGGTTATGGTCGAGGGCGCCGCCCTCGCCCGGCGGCGTGATCGCGACCTGCGCTTCGACCTCTATGGCGACAAGGATCGTATCGCTGCCGAGCTGGCGCGGTACGAAAAGCTGGCGGCTGTGTCGACGATCCATCACTGCGATGGGCTGATCGAGGCCGATACCAAGCCGAGTCAGGCGATTCGCAAATCGAAGGGTACTTCGATGGGCGAGGCTGTGCGCGCGGTGAAGGACGGGACCAGCCACGCCGCCGTCTCGGGCGGCAACACCGGCGCCCTGATGGCAATCTCCAAGCTCGCGCTCCGGACGATGGAGGGCATCGACCGCCCGGCCCTGTCGGCGCTCCTGCCGACCGTGCGCGAGGATGACCTCGTCATGCTCGACCTCGGCGCCAATACCGAGTGCGATGCCCAGAACCTCGTCCAGTTCGCGGTGATGGGCGCGGCCTATGCGCGCACCGTCATGGAAAACCAGCGCCCGCGCGTGCGCCTCCTCAACATCGGCACCGAGGACCTCAAGGGGACCGACGAGCTGAAGGACGCCGCGCAGCTCTTGCGCGATGCCAACTATCTCCCCTTCGACTTCCAGGGCTTCACCGAAGGTGACAAGCTTGCCCGCGGCGATGTCGATGTCGTCGTCACCGACGGCTTTTCGGGCAATATCGCGCTGAAGACCGCCGAGGGCACCGCGCGCTTCGTCACCGACCTCTTGCGCAACGCCTTCAAGTCGTCGATCCGAAGCCGCATGGGCTTCCTTATCTCCAAGCCCGCGATGCGCCTCCTCAAGGTCCATCTCGACCCCAACAATCACAATGGTGCGGTCTTTCTCGGCCTCAATGGCATCGTCGTGAAAAGTCACGGCGGGGCGAGCGCCAAGGGTGTCGCCAATGCGATCGCCGTGGCAGGGTCGATGGTTCGCAACGAGATCACCCAGAAGATCACGGACGATCTCGAGAAATTCCGGAGCCACACGCTCGATAAATTGAACGAGGCCGCCAAGTAA
- the pdeM gene encoding ligase-associated DNA damage response endonuclease PdeM, protein MVPLSFASRNFSVLPSGALFWPDQAALLIADLHLEKASWFARFGQMLPPYDSEATIDAVAEDVALSKARAVYCLGDSFHDRFGCDRLPERARAKLTELTEGLRWVWITGNHDAGMIDHCGGEVVVESVVEGLVLRHEAEADETRPELSGHFHPKLRIKARGRRVSRRCFVATDTKMILPAYGALTGGLDADHPEILKAMGGGASALVPVSDRVLRFPLAA, encoded by the coding sequence ATGGTTCCCCTTTCGTTCGCCTCCCGAAACTTCTCCGTGTTGCCGTCGGGCGCGCTGTTCTGGCCCGACCAGGCGGCGCTGCTGATCGCCGACCTGCACCTCGAGAAGGCGAGCTGGTTCGCACGCTTCGGCCAGATGCTGCCGCCCTATGACAGCGAGGCGACAATCGACGCGGTGGCGGAGGATGTCGCACTGTCGAAGGCGCGCGCCGTCTATTGCCTCGGCGACAGTTTCCACGACCGCTTCGGCTGCGACCGCCTGCCCGAACGGGCACGCGCCAAGCTCACCGAGCTGACGGAAGGCCTGCGCTGGGTCTGGATCACGGGCAACCATGACGCCGGCATGATCGATCATTGCGGGGGCGAAGTGGTGGTCGAGAGCGTGGTCGAGGGACTCGTCCTGCGCCACGAGGCCGAAGCGGACGAGACGCGCCCCGAACTGTCGGGCCACTTCCACCCCAAGCTCCGCATCAAGGCGCGCGGGCGGCGGGTATCGCGGCGCTGCTTCGTGGCGACGGACACCAAGATGATCCTGCCCGCCTATGGCGCGCTGACGGGCGGGCTCGATGCCGACCATCCCGAGATATTGAAAGCGATGGGCGGCGGCGCGAGCGCGCTGGTGCCGGTGTCGGACCGCGTCCTGCGCTTCCCCCTAGCGGCCTGA
- a CDS encoding MBL fold metallo-hydrolase translates to MTDTPLPPLKAAIIPVTPLQQNCTLFWCTKTNKAALCDPGGDLDKLKAAIAQTGVEVEKILLTHGHIDHCGQARVLAEDLGVPIEGPHVDDKYWIDRLPEDGAKYGIPGSSFESDRWLEDGDTVTVGELVFTVHHCPGHTPGHVVFHNAESKLALVGDVLFKGSMGRTDFPRGNHQDLIDAITQKLWPLGDETAFVPGHGPMSTFGHERATNPFVGDAALGRG, encoded by the coding sequence ATGACCGACACCCCCCTGCCGCCCCTCAAGGCCGCGATCATCCCCGTGACGCCGCTCCAGCAGAATTGCACGCTCTTCTGGTGCACGAAGACCAACAAGGCCGCGCTGTGCGACCCGGGCGGCGATCTCGACAAGTTGAAGGCCGCGATCGCGCAGACCGGCGTTGAGGTGGAGAAGATCCTCCTTACCCACGGCCATATCGACCATTGCGGGCAGGCACGGGTGCTCGCCGAGGATCTCGGCGTGCCGATCGAGGGGCCGCATGTCGATGACAAGTATTGGATCGACCGCCTGCCGGAGGACGGCGCCAAATACGGCATCCCGGGGTCGAGCTTCGAGAGCGACCGCTGGCTCGAGGATGGCGACACGGTCACGGTCGGCGAGCTTGTCTTCACCGTCCACCATTGCCCCGGCCACACACCCGGCCATGTCGTCTTCCACAATGCCGAATCGAAGCTCGCGCTGGTCGGCGACGTGTTGTTCAAGGGCTCGATGGGGCGCACCGATTTCCCGCGCGGTAATCACCAGGACCTGATCGACGCGATCACGCAGAAACTCTGGCCGCTGGGCGATGAAACCGCTTTCGTGCCCGGCCACGGGCCGATGAGCACCTTCGGGCACGAGCGGGCGACCAATCCCTTCGTCGGCGACGCCGCGCTGGGGCGTGGTTGA
- the pabB gene encoding aminodeoxychorismate synthase component I: MRILFDDARPDGVSQSLLFEQPLRTIRAMREEEVRPALDALRAALAEGHHVAGYLAYEAGFALDPALEGQGREGEGPLLLFGVFEAPRQVERAALLAATGEARVDPPRPMMPRARYLAAVEEVHRALHAGDYYQANMTFPCDLGVSGDPFSLYALLAARGGGGWGGVLEHDDGALVSLSPEQFFTLEDGLLTARPMKGTAPRRADPAMDAAEARELARDEKQRAENLMIVDLLRNDLARVAETGSVEVPELFAVETYPTVHQMTSRVTARIEGRFDAVDVLERLFPCGSVTGAPKIAAMQALVNLEPHARGAYTGSMGWIAPPAADGSAGNAAFNVLIRTIETVSQRSRARMGLGSGLVVDSHGGNEWHECLLKGQFVTQIADPFDLIETMAYDPVDGIVDLERHLARLKGAAADLGFIFDRHDARNELQAATFGHRSPAFVRLLAARGGGVAIELLPIPETPEEPVSVQVKPLPVDPSDMRLRHKTSDRAFYDDAREPEIAFETLFEREDGQLTEGSFTNLFVEKDGRLVTPPAELGLLPGVLRQRLLEEGRAVEGGLTRADLETGFYIGNSVRGLVGARLVSGR, encoded by the coding sequence ATGCGGATCCTGTTTGACGATGCGCGCCCCGACGGCGTTTCCCAGTCTCTCCTGTTCGAGCAGCCGCTGCGCACCATCCGCGCCATGCGCGAGGAAGAAGTGCGCCCCGCGCTCGATGCGCTACGCGCCGCGCTGGCCGAAGGGCATCATGTCGCGGGCTACCTTGCCTATGAGGCGGGCTTCGCGCTTGACCCCGCGCTCGAAGGGCAAGGGCGCGAAGGGGAGGGGCCGCTCCTCCTGTTCGGGGTGTTCGAGGCACCGCGGCAGGTCGAGCGAGCCGCCCTGCTCGCCGCGACCGGCGAGGCCCGCGTCGATCCGCCGCGACCGATGATGCCACGCGCGCGATATCTGGCGGCGGTGGAGGAGGTGCATCGCGCGCTCCATGCCGGCGACTATTACCAGGCCAACATGACCTTTCCCTGCGACCTCGGGGTCTCGGGCGATCCTTTCTCGCTCTATGCGCTGCTCGCGGCGCGAGGCGGCGGCGGCTGGGGCGGGGTGCTCGAGCATGACGATGGCGCGCTGGTCTCGCTCAGCCCCGAGCAGTTCTTCACGCTCGAGGACGGCCTCCTTACTGCCCGTCCGATGAAGGGCACCGCGCCGCGGCGCGCCGATCCCGCCATGGACGCCGCCGAGGCGCGCGAGCTGGCCCGCGACGAGAAGCAACGCGCCGAGAATCTCATGATCGTCGACCTTTTGCGTAACGATCTTGCGCGGGTGGCGGAGACGGGCAGCGTCGAGGTGCCCGAGTTGTTTGCCGTCGAGACCTATCCCACCGTCCACCAGATGACGAGCCGCGTGACAGCGCGAATCGAGGGGCGATTCGATGCGGTCGATGTCCTCGAACGGCTGTTCCCCTGCGGTTCGGTGACCGGCGCACCCAAGATCGCGGCGATGCAGGCGCTGGTTAACCTCGAGCCCCATGCGCGGGGTGCCTATACCGGCTCGATGGGGTGGATCGCGCCTCCAGCGGCGGACGGATCGGCGGGTAATGCCGCGTTTAACGTCTTAATCAGGACAATCGAGACTGTATCGCAAAGGTCACGGGCGCGGATGGGATTGGGTTCGGGGCTTGTCGTGGATTCGCACGGCGGCAATGAATGGCACGAATGTTTGCTTAAGGGGCAATTCGTGACGCAGATCGCCGACCCGTTCGATCTTATCGAGACGATGGCTTACGACCCCGTGGACGGGATCGTCGATCTCGAGCGGCACTTGGCGCGCCTCAAGGGCGCGGCGGCCGACCTCGGCTTCATCTTCGACCGGCACGATGCGCGCAACGAATTGCAGGCCGCCACCTTCGGCCACCGCAGCCCCGCCTTCGTCCGCCTGCTCGCCGCGCGTGGCGGCGGGGTGGCGATCGAATTGCTGCCCATCCCCGAGACGCCCGAGGAGCCGGTCAGCGTGCAGGTGAAGCCGCTGCCGGTCGATCCGTCGGACATGCGGCTGCGGCACAAGACGAGCGATCGCGCTTTCTATGACGATGCGCGCGAGCCCGAGATCGCCTTCGAGACCCTGTTCGAGCGCGAGGACGGGCAACTGACCGAGGGCAGCTTCACCAACCTGTTCGTCGAGAAGGACGGGCGGCTCGTGACCCCGCCCGCCGAGCTCGGGCTGCTGCCCGGCGTGCTGCGCCAGCGCCTCCTCGAGGAAGGCCGTGCGGTCGAGGGCGGGCTTACCCGCGCCGACCTCGAAACAGGCTTCTATATCGGCAATTCGGTGCGCGGCCTCGTCGGCGCGCGGCTCGTCTCAGGCCGCTAG
- the rpmF gene encoding 50S ribosomal protein L32: MAVPKRKTSPSKKGMRRSHHSLTPAAFQECPNCGELKRPHNLCDACGHYNGREVISLDD, translated from the coding sequence ATGGCCGTCCCGAAGAGAAAAACCTCGCCCTCCAAGAAGGGCATGCGTCGCAGCCACCATTCGCTGACGCCCGCCGCGTTCCAGGAATGCCCGAACTGCGGCGAACTCAAGCGCCCGCACAACCTGTGCGATGCCTGTGGCCACTATAACGGCCGCGAAGTCATTTCGCTCGACGACTAA